The stretch of DNA CGGCATGTGCGCCGCCGTTGATCAGGTTCATCATGGGCACAGGCAGCGTTTTGGCGTTACTGCCACCGAGGTAGCGGTACAGCGGAATATCGAGTTCCGCGGCGGCGGCGCGGGCCGTGGCGAGGCTGACGGCCAACACCGCGTTGCCCCCCAAGCGGCCCTTGTTGGGCGTCCCGTCGAGGTCAAGCATAGCGGCGTCGATGGCGGCCTGATCGCTGGCGTCAAGGCCCACAACGGCTGGCCCCAAAGCCTCGTTCACGTTCTGGACGGCCTTCTGCACGCCCTTGCCCCCGTAACGGCTTCCCCCGTCGCGGAGCTCCAGCGCCTCGTGCGTGCCGGTACTGGCCCCACTGGGCACGATGGCGCGGCCCACATAACCGCTGTCGAGATGAACTTCGGCCTCTACGGTGGGGTTCCCACGCGAATCCAGCACTTCACGGGCCATCACTTTTTCGATGTTCATGCGTTCCTCCGGGTGTTTCTTGGTCTCAAATCTGGATTCAACCCGCATCCCGCCGCATCCCAAAATGGCGGGGCGCTAGGTGTACTTCGAACACTATAAGCGCCCCGTGTCAGGTGTGGATGCACCCGGTCTAACGTGGTAACCCGTGTTGGCATTCGGTGAAAACTGTCGGGGAATATCTCAGAAAACAGAAATCGAGTTGGTCAGTGGTCTCTGCAGATGCCCGTGCCGCCCCTCACTGGCCCCTTAGACGCGCAGCGTGACCATGACTGCCATGTAGCCGCCTCCACCACTTGCGCGGAAGATGGCGGGGCTTGTGGAGCCGCTGAACAAAAGCTCGGCGTCGCCCTCAATCGGGCCGAGGGCATCAAGGACGTGTCGGGCATTGAAGGCCAGACTCATAGCGGGTTCGGTGCCGCCCTGCACGACATCCAAGGTGTCTTGGGCACGGCCATAGTCGCCCTCGGCAGCCAGCAGCAGCTTGCCCTGAGACACCTGAAATTCCACCCGATTATTGGCATTTTTGTCGGCCAGCACGGCCACACGATTCACGGCGTCTTTGAGAGCGGTCGCAGGTAGCGTGACCTGCAAGCGGATGTCCTTGGGAATCACCCGCTCGTAGTCGGGGAAGTCACCGTCGAGGAGTTTCAGATTCATTCGGACGCGGTCTGTGGTCACGGTCAGCATGCCTTCGCCGTAGGTAAATCGGGCCTCGCCGTCCTTCAGCACGCGAATCAGTTCGTCGGCGCTGCGGGCGGGCACGATCAGATTCTTGCCGTCGCCGCTGGCCGGAAAGTCCCGAATTGCAACGCGGTAGCCGTCAGAAGCCACCACCCGCGCCGTTTCGCCCCGGTGTTCCAGCTTGATGCCCCGGAAGACCGCCTGAAAAGCTTCGTTGCTGGCGGCGTATCGCACGCTGCCAAAGGCCCGCGAAAGTTCCCCGGCGTCCAAACTCACGTCGGCCTGAGTGGGGAACGACAGGGGCGGGTAGGCTTCCAGATCGCCGGTTTGTAGTTTGAAATTCGAGCCGCCAGCACGTACGGCAAGCTCATTCCCAGTCAATTCCAGTTCCACGAGTTCGCCGCCCAAGCTGCGGACGATCTGGGCAAACAGGTGGGCTGGGATGACAAAGTTTTGCGGTTTTTGAACTTCCGCAGGCACAAAGCAGGACAGGTCAATTTCCAGATTCGTGCCGCTGAGCGTCAGACCTGCTTCTGTGGCTTCGACTTTCAACGAAGTGAGGAGGGGGTTGCTGCTGCGGCTCGGGATCACACGCTCAAGAAGCCCTAGACCTTCGCTCAAGATTTTTTTGGTGACATGCGCTCTCATGATGGGTGACCTCTGGGCAGGAATGGAGAGGGGAGAGAATTGGGCTTACTCCCTCATGGATGTTTCTATCTTTTATCTGTCTTTATATAAATAAAAAGATAGTAGTAGTAGTAATAGGGCCTGTGGAAACTGTGGAAAAGTGGTTTAGGCGAGCGCTGGGCGCAAGTTCATCCTGTGGATAAAATTGTGGATAAGTGGCACTTGCCTGTGGATAACCTGTGGACAAAAATGGCACTTATCCACAGGCCTCAATTGACCCAGGGTTATCCACAATTTTATCCACAGAAAAATGGCACTTATCCACAGGTTATCCACAGGGTTATCCACAGCTTGTGAAACTCCGCACACGGTTTTGGAACGCTGTATGGAACTTATTCAGACCTGCGCGTAAAACGATTGCCCTATTATGCCTCATTTTCTTCCTCATCCAAGCCCTGCATTCGCCTTCGCAAACTCGAAACCGAGGCGGTCAGTTCTGTATCTTTCCCCATTTGCTCCGTGACTTTGCTCACGGCGTGCATCACCGTGGAGTGATCGCGCCCAAAAAATTGGCCGATTTCGGGGAGGGAATGACTGGTGAGTTCCCGAATCAGATACATGGCGACTTGACGTGGTACCACGACCTCCCGCACACGTCCTGCCCCGCGTACCACGTCCTGCGGCATGTTGAAGTGCGCGGCCACTTGCCGGAGTACGTCAATCATCTCGACTTTAACTTCTTGTGGTGTAAAGACATTGCTTAGGGCTTTGGCCGCCACCGCACGCGAAAATGGCACATTATTTAGGCTGCTGAAGGCCACGACGCGCATCAGTGCGCCTTCCAGTTCACGGATGTTACTCGTAACTTGTCGGGCAATCAATTCCAGCACATCTTGCGGGATATCGATGCGATTATGTTCCGCATTCATCTTCAAGATCGCCACACGAGTCTCAAATTCTGGCGATTGAATATCAGTGATCAGACCCCATTCAAAGCGGCTTCTGAGGCGGCCTTCTAGCGTTTGAATGTCTCTAGGTGGCCGATCTGAACTCAGGATGATTTGCTTATGATTTTCATACAGAGCATTGAACGTGTGAAAAAACTCTTCTTGCGTTCGTTCTTTGCCTGCCAGAAATTGAATATCATCGACCAGCAACAAATCCACCGAACGGTATCTGTTGCGAAACAGAGTCATTTTGTCGTCACGAATAGCATTAATCAGATCATTGGTAAAGCTTTCCGTCGAAACATACTCGATTCGCTTCCCCGGAAAGCGTTCCATCATGTAGTGGCCCACCGCATGCATCAAGTGGGTTTTACCCAAGCCCACATCTCCGTAGATAAAGAGGGGATTGTAGGCCTTGCCGGGAGATTCGGCCACCGCCAACGCCGCTGCATGGGCCAGATTATTGTTCGGCCCCACCACGAAATTTTCAAAGGTGTATTTGGGATTCAGGCTTTTGCGGTTCTCAAAGGGTGCGGGCGAAGGAGAGCGCATGGGCGGGCCGGGCGGTGGCGGCGGGTCTTGCGGCATGAACATGGCTTCCTGCACGGCGGGCAGCACCTGAAAACTCACGGCTGGATTTTGCGCCCCCAGACTACGGAGCGCGTCTTCCAGCAGGTCTAAATAGTGTTTGCGAAACCACTCCTGCGCGAAACTATTCCTGACACCGAGTACCAGCGACCCCTCCTGCACGCCCAAATTTTTGACCGGGGCGAACCAGGTGTGATACTCGACTTCGGAGATGTTTTTGCGGACGTACCCCAGCACGTCCGCCCAGATTTCCTGCGAAATAAAGCACACCCCCCTTCTGTCCTGCGTTGGCTTGGTGTCGTCTTGACCCAACCCATGTCAGGCCAGCATACCACTCCCGTTTCTGTGGTCACGGCGCCGCAGCGGTTTTTTGGGTTTGACTTGATGATTAAATACAAGTTTGACCTTGAGACCGGAATACAACAAAAGCCGCCTGCTAGTTTGAACAGCAGGCGGCGTCTTGAATATTATTTTGTAGCGTCAATCACCGTTGATCAACTGTTGAATACTATGATTTCCGCTGAAAAATGCTAAGGTATAATCTGTTGCGCCGTCATTGTTTTGAAATCCAAGAGCATACGATTGATTGGCGGCCAAATTGATACTGCCTTGAGTGACCACCAGACCGTCATAAGCCGTTTTGACCATAATGTTGTGGCTGCCGGGTGTGAGGTTGAGGAGGGTAGCTGCATCTGTAGCCAAAGCTTGTGCAACTACTTTCTGGCCGTCTACGAATAAATCGACTGCTCCAGCTCGCCCAGTATCAACCAAAAAGTAGAGGGTGGCCGCGTCGTTGTTGGCGTTGAGGCTCTGTTGCCCTGTTTGAGCCTGAGCAACGGTAAAGGCAGTGGTCAGCAGCAGGGCGGCGGTCAGGGCAGGCAGTTTCAGGTTCTTCATGGTGTTCCTCCGGGGTTCAGGGGCCGGTCTCGGCTTCCCTGTTGCCCAGAGAGTAGGCGGGGCGTTCTAAGGTCTAGTGCAGCGCTGTCGAAGAAGTGATACAGGTTTTAAATGAATGATGCAGAACCAAGCTGTGGTCATCAGGAAATTCTGTCCTACATGGCGTTTTTCGTCTTTAGAGCTTTGGCTTCCCGCTCCGAGGTCAGCGCATATACCGTCTGCTGACCCGCACTCCACACCCGCGTGTCCTGTGCGGTTGTGGCCGGGTCGGTCAGGGTCAGACCAGCGGCCAGGGCACGGGTGGCGTCTACATCCATCAGGCCGCCCTGCTCGCTGTCATCGGCCAGATAGAGCGGGAGGTCGCGCCAGCCGATACCCTGAGCTTCCAGTGTGGCGGCGTCTACCCAATGCACCGACTCTGCGCCAATGGCAGTCATGAATTGGGCCCAGGTCAGGCGCGGGCCAGCCACGTTGAAGATGCCGGGTGTGCCGTCTTCTAGCACCCGCACGGCAAAGCGTCCAAAGTCCCGCGCATCTATGGCCTGCATATGGTCGGAGCCGTTGCCCGGAGCCAGCATGGGCAGGCCGTCCTGCCGAGACTGTGCGGCCCGGTCCGGCCAGTACGGGTAGCGGGCGGTATGGTCGAAGGGGCCAGCCACAATTTGTGGGCGCAGGATGGTGGCACGGTCTGCGAACACGTCCTGCACGATCCGTTCACAGGTGACTTTGAGGGGGCCGTAACTTTCGCCCGTTACTTCGGTCAGGTCTTCCGGGGCGGCGGGCAACAGGGGATCGGTTTCGCGGACAGGGTGACGGTTCTGTTCGGCATACACACTGACTGTGCTGACGAAAACATAGCGCCTCACGCTGGCCGCCAAAGCCTCGGTACTGGCCCGAACTGCGGCGGGCGTGTAGCCACTGACATCTATACAGGCATCCCAAGTGCGGCCCGCCAGAGCGTGCAAGCCCGCCGCGCCCTGTTCTCGGTCGCCTTGCAAACGTTCCACGTGGTCGGGCAATTCATCCGGGGACTGACCGCGTGTTAGCACTGTGACCGTATGACCCGCTGCCAGGAGTGCTTCTACGATGTGCCGCCCGACAAAACGAGTGCCGCCCAAGACCAGAACCTTCTGGGTTGTTGTCATGCCCGCAGAATGCCACGGCGCTACACTCTGCGCCATGAAGATTCGGTTCACGGCGGGGCGGGTGCGGGTGCGCCTGGACGATCTGGAAACCGCGAGCCTGGCACGTGGGGAACAGCTGGAGACCGGGGTGACTTGGGCGGAGGGGGGCTGGAGCCTGATCCTCGATCCATTGGGTGTGGGCGTGCGTGGTGAGGCAGGTCGCCTGACCGTTGGCCTGAAAGACGTGCTGCCCACCCTGCTCGATCCTGCCCAGGAAGGCGTGGCCTTGCCCGGGCCGCCGCGTGTGGACGTGGAAAAGGATTATGGGCCTCAACACGAATAGAATAGCGGCCTGCTTCTACCGCCGCACCCAGCGTCCCCCCACTTCCTCGGCCATCCCCTGCAGTTGCAGCATCACCAGCGCGGTTTGCAGTTCCGAGAGGCCCAGGCCTGTGCTGGCTTGCAAGCTGTCTAAGGTAGAAGGGGCGTTTAGCGCGGCCAGCACGCGTGCTTGATCGGGCGGCAGGTCGGGCAGCGGCGCGGTGCGGGCCTGTCCCCAGCCCATCTCGTTCAGGATGTCCTGCACGTTTTCGGTCAGCACGGCTCCGTCACGGATCAGGCGGTGGGGGCCAGCGGCGCGGGGATCGCCTGCCAGTCCGGGTACAGCAAACACAGTGCGGCCACATTCCAGCGCGTGTGTGGCCGTAATCAGGGAACCCGATTTCCACTCGCCTTCTACCACTAATGTGGCCGCACTCAGCGCCGCGATCAGCCTGTTTCTGATGGGGAAGTGGTGCGTGGCTGGCCCGGTGCCCAGCGGATATTCGGAAATCAGTGTCAGCTTTTGGGCCAGCGCAGTGTTTTCGTGTGGATAGATCATGTTCACGGCGCTGCCCAGAATGCCGATGCTCAGGCCACCCGCCTCGGTGCTGGCACTGTGGGCGGCGGTGTCTATACCGCGTGCCAGGCCACTAATCACGGTCACATCGGAGCGGGCCAGATCGGCGGCGATTTTGCGGGTCAGGGCCAATGCATGCGGGCTGGCGGCGCGGGTTCCCACCACACCAACCGCACGCGGCACGGTGGGCAAGTCGGGCAGCGGCCCCAGCACCCACAGTACGGCGGGCGGGTCGCCCAGCGAATCCAACGCTGCCGGATAGCCCGGCAAGCCCCGGCCCAGCAGGGTCACGCCTTCGCGCTCCAGTTTCCCCAGTTCGGCTTCGGCCTGTTGCGCGGGTTTGGCGGTTCCTATGCCTGCCAGCGATTTGGCATCCAGTCCCGGTGTGTGGCGCAGTTCCGTCAGGGGCGCGTTCAGGGCGGCCCACGCACTGCCAAAGCGTTGGCACAGGTTTTCTATGCGGCGTGATCCCAACTGCGGCGTAAACCGGAGTGTCAGCAGGGCCAGCAGTTCTTCGGCTTGTTGGGAGGTCGCAGAGGAATTGGAACCGGATGTCACTCAGCCAGCATAGCGGTAAGATGAAAGTAAATGTCAGGGTGTTCAATAAAATCCTGGAGTCTTCCCCTAGAAGAGGGTGATAGCTCAGCCCCAGGGATTCTTGCTCGCTGGCTGTCCCCAAAGCTGACTCTCTGTACAGAATATCTTCATCCCCTGACAGTTCAGGCGCGTATCATGGCCGGGTGCGGCTCCTGCTGCTTTCTGACATTCACGCCAACCAGACAGCTCTGGAAGCGGTTTTGAGCGATGCCGAATCCAAGCGGCACGAGCAGGTCATCCACCTTGGCGACGCGCTGGGCTACGGCCCCCACCCCCGCGAAGTGCTGGATACCCTGCGTGATCTGGACGCCGTGTGCGTCATGGGCAACCACGATCAGATGCTGCTGGATTACGCTGAGGGCCGCCGCGAGATCAAAGAGAGCATCGTGTCTCAGGCCCTCTTATGGCAACTGGAGCGCCTCTCTGAGCGAGACGTGGCGTGGGTGCGGACGTGGCGCGACGGCATAGACGACCCCGATGTGGGCGCACGCTACCGCCACGGCACGCCAGTGAGCCTGGACGATTACACCGATTCGGTCACAGCGGCCCGTGACGCTTTTCAGCAGTGGCAGGGGCGGCTGGGATTCGTGGGCCACACGCACGCGCCCAGTGTCTACGCCACCCTGAACGCCCCGGTGGGCGAGTGGATCAAGCATCAGGCGTTTCAGGAGGGGGGCAGTTATATGGTGCCGCCCAGCGCCCGCGTGATCCTGAATCCGGGCAGCGTGGGCCAGCCCCGCGACGGCAACCCCAGAGCCAGCTACGCCATTTTCGACTCGGTGCGCGGCCATTTCGAGGTGTTCCGGGTGGCCTACAACATTGGGCGCGCACAGGAAGCGGCGCTGAATGCGGGCTTGCCGCAGGTGTTGGCGGCGCGGCTGGCTATAGGCAAGTAGGCTAGAGGCAAGTA from Deinococcus sp. QL22 encodes:
- a CDS encoding metallophosphoesterase, whose translation is MRLLLLSDIHANQTALEAVLSDAESKRHEQVIHLGDALGYGPHPREVLDTLRDLDAVCVMGNHDQMLLDYAEGRREIKESIVSQALLWQLERLSERDVAWVRTWRDGIDDPDVGARYRHGTPVSLDDYTDSVTAARDAFQQWQGRLGFVGHTHAPSVYATLNAPVGEWIKHQAFQEGGSYMVPPSARVILNPGSVGQPRDGNPRASYAIFDSVRGHFEVFRVAYNIGRAQEAALNAGLPQVLAARLAIGK
- the dnaA gene encoding chromosomal replication initiator protein DnaA, which codes for MSQEIWADVLGYVRKNISEVEYHTWFAPVKNLGVQEGSLVLGVRNSFAQEWFRKHYLDLLEDALRSLGAQNPAVSFQVLPAVQEAMFMPQDPPPPPGPPMRSPSPAPFENRKSLNPKYTFENFVVGPNNNLAHAAALAVAESPGKAYNPLFIYGDVGLGKTHLMHAVGHYMMERFPGKRIEYVSTESFTNDLINAIRDDKMTLFRNRYRSVDLLLVDDIQFLAGKERTQEEFFHTFNALYENHKQIILSSDRPPRDIQTLEGRLRSRFEWGLITDIQSPEFETRVAILKMNAEHNRIDIPQDVLELIARQVTSNIRELEGALMRVVAFSSLNNVPFSRAVAAKALSNVFTPQEVKVEMIDVLRQVAAHFNMPQDVVRGAGRVREVVVPRQVAMYLIRELTSHSLPEIGQFFGRDHSTVMHAVSKVTEQMGKDTELTASVSSLRRRMQGLDEEENEA
- the dnaN gene encoding DNA polymerase III subunit beta, which encodes MRAHVTKKILSEGLGLLERVIPSRSSNPLLTSLKVEATEAGLTLSGTNLEIDLSCFVPAEVQKPQNFVIPAHLFAQIVRSLGGELVELELTGNELAVRAGGSNFKLQTGDLEAYPPLSFPTQADVSLDAGELSRAFGSVRYAASNEAFQAVFRGIKLEHRGETARVVASDGYRVAIRDFPASGDGKNLIVPARSADELIRVLKDGEARFTYGEGMLTVTTDRVRMNLKLLDGDFPDYERVIPKDIRLQVTLPATALKDAVNRVAVLADKNANNRVEFQVSQGKLLLAAEGDYGRAQDTLDVVQGGTEPAMSLAFNARHVLDALGPIEGDAELLFSGSTSPAIFRASGGGGYMAVMVTLRV
- a CDS encoding NAD-dependent epimerase/dehydratase family protein, producing the protein MTTTQKVLVLGGTRFVGRHIVEALLAAGHTVTVLTRGQSPDELPDHVERLQGDREQGAAGLHALAGRTWDACIDVSGYTPAAVRASTEALAASVRRYVFVSTVSVYAEQNRHPVRETDPLLPAAPEDLTEVTGESYGPLKVTCERIVQDVFADRATILRPQIVAGPFDHTARYPYWPDRAAQSRQDGLPMLAPGNGSDHMQAIDARDFGRFAVRVLEDGTPGIFNVAGPRLTWAQFMTAIGAESVHWVDAATLEAQGIGWRDLPLYLADDSEQGGLMDVDATRALAAGLTLTDPATTAQDTRVWSAGQQTVYALTSEREAKALKTKNAM
- a CDS encoding DUF4397 domain-containing protein, whose translation is MKNLKLPALTAALLLTTAFTVAQAQTGQQSLNANNDAATLYFLVDTGRAGAVDLFVDGQKVVAQALATDAATLLNLTPGSHNIMVKTAYDGLVVTQGSINLAANQSYALGFQNNDGATDYTLAFFSGNHSIQQLINGD
- the dprA gene encoding DNA-processing protein DprA; the encoded protein is MTSGSNSSATSQQAEELLALLTLRFTPQLGSRRIENLCQRFGSAWAALNAPLTELRHTPGLDAKSLAGIGTAKPAQQAEAELGKLEREGVTLLGRGLPGYPAALDSLGDPPAVLWVLGPLPDLPTVPRAVGVVGTRAASPHALALTRKIAADLARSDVTVISGLARGIDTAAHSASTEAGGLSIGILGSAVNMIYPHENTALAQKLTLISEYPLGTGPATHHFPIRNRLIAALSAATLVVEGEWKSGSLITATHALECGRTVFAVPGLAGDPRAAGPHRLIRDGAVLTENVQDILNEMGWGQARTAPLPDLPPDQARVLAALNAPSTLDSLQASTGLGLSELQTALVMLQLQGMAEEVGGRWVRR